In Pontibacter deserti, the genomic stretch ATCTTTAACCGCTACGGCACGGAAGTATACAAGAAGAAAAACTACCAGAACGACTGGGCCGGTAACGGACTGGAACAAGGTACTTACTTCTATAAAGTAAACGTGAAACTATGCGACGGTAAAGATCAGGTGTTTACAGGTTACGTAACCATCTTCCGCTAAGCATCAGGCCATAAAAAGGATAAAAACATTTAAGAAAATGAGAATAGTTTACACCCTGCTGGCCCTGCTTTTAGCCTTCTCGGCTAGCGCCCAGCAAAACCCACAGTACTCACAATACATCTTCAACAGTATGGGCATTAACCCTGCCTATACTGGTAGTAAGAATGTGCTCAACGTAAATGCCTTCCACCGCTCGCAGTGGACAGGCATTGAAGGGGCGCCTACCACCCAGGCGCTAAGCATAGATGGCATCTCGGCCAGCAACAAGCTTGGCTTAGGCCTTGCCCTTACCCGCGATCAGATCGGTGCACAATCGGTAATTTCAGGATATGCGAATGTTGCCGTAAAGCTACCGGTTAGTGCAACTGGTGTATTTAGCCTGGGCCTTGCGCCGGGACTAGTGCAAACCAAGATCGACGGTAACGAGCTGGAGGTAGAGAACGACCCTTCTATACCTTCTGGTTCTGAGAGCAATATCCGTCCGGATATAAAGATCGGTGCCTACTTCCATACGCAGCGCTTTTATGCAGGCCTTTCAGCATCAGACCTGCTGCAGTATAAGGATATGGAAACTATTGAACCGGAGCGCCACTACTATTTTACAACCGGATATGTGTTTGACATAGGTCCTTTTGTAAAGCTTAAGCCAAGCATGCTTGTAAAAGAGGATTTTAACGCGCCAACGGCCGTAGACCTGAATGCCTTTGTATTGCTAGCCGACAGGTTATGGTTAGGTGGATCTTACCGCACCAGTATGCACCTGTTCAACGAATCTCCGGATATGAATGGTATGAAGAACCGCACAGCCATTGCCCTTATCGGTGAACTACAGATTCACAAGTCATTGCGCTTAGGGTATGCCTATGATAAGATGCTGAATGGCCTGGATTCTTTTAACACACACGAAATATCTGTTGGCTATTACTTCTTTAAGAAGTCTGATACCAGAATGCTTACTCCACAATACTTTTAACCGATAGCCTGAAAGCATATGAACTATAAATTTACACCCTTATACTTAGTTGCAGCTGCCATGTTAAGCTTCGGCTCTGTGGCGCAGGCACAATCAGATTTACGTAAAGCCAATCGGCATTTTGATAACTATGCTTATGCCCTGGCGCTGGAGCATTACAAATCTGCTATCAGCAAACGCGAACCGGATGCTGAAACAACACAACGCATAGCCGATGCTTACCGCATGACCCGCCAGACAAAAGAAGCGGAAGAATGGTATGCCAAAGCTGTGCAGCTGCCGGGTAGCAACCCCATGAATCATTACTACTATGCGGAAGCACTTCGTAGCAATGGTAAATTTGCGGAGGCAAAAGACCAGTATATGAAGTGGGGCGAAGCAACTCCTGAAAATGCTGAAAAAGCACAGAAACTGATAGCAGCTACAGAGCAGTCAGAAAAGTGGATGCAGCAGGAGCCGACAGCAGAAGTACAGCAACTGGCAGGTATAAATGCCACAGATTTCTCAGACTTCAGCCCGATGCAGTTAGGTAAGGGCATCATCTTTACTTCTGACCGTGGCATTTCTTCTGATAAAAAAACAGATGTGTATGGCTGGACAGGTCGCCCATACCTGCAATTGTTTACTGCTGAGCAGGACGAGCAGGGCAACTGGGGTGCACCAACAGCGCTACAGGATGTTGTAAATTCAGAATACCACAATGCTACCGCCTCGGCTGCCGAAGATGGCCAGATGCTATACTTTACTCGCACCCACATGGTGCGCAAGCGCAACAACGTTAACCCAGACCCTACCAGTTGGGTAGAAGCACCAAAAGAAGAACAGGAATACATTAACCGCCTGGAGATCTTTTCAGCACAGAAACAAGATGGCAACTGGAGCAACATCCAGCCATTTACCTACAACAATGTTACTGAATTTTCAGTAGGTCACCCGGCGCTGTCACGTGACGGGCAAATCCTCTACTTTGCCTCTGACATGCCTGGTAGCCTGGGTGACACTGATATTTTTTATACCACGCGCCAGCAGGATGGTAGCTGGAGCCAGCCTGTAAACGCAGGTGCAACTATAAA encodes the following:
- a CDS encoding PorP/SprF family type IX secretion system membrane protein, with the translated sequence MRIVYTLLALLLAFSASAQQNPQYSQYIFNSMGINPAYTGSKNVLNVNAFHRSQWTGIEGAPTTQALSIDGISASNKLGLGLALTRDQIGAQSVISGYANVAVKLPVSATGVFSLGLAPGLVQTKIDGNELEVENDPSIPSGSESNIRPDIKIGAYFHTQRFYAGLSASDLLQYKDMETIEPERHYYFTTGYVFDIGPFVKLKPSMLVKEDFNAPTAVDLNAFVLLADRLWLGGSYRTSMHLFNESPDMNGMKNRTAIALIGELQIHKSLRLGYAYDKMLNGLDSFNTHEISVGYYFFKKSDTRMLTPQYF
- a CDS encoding OmpA family protein, whose amino-acid sequence is MNYKFTPLYLVAAAMLSFGSVAQAQSDLRKANRHFDNYAYALALEHYKSAISKREPDAETTQRIADAYRMTRQTKEAEEWYAKAVQLPGSNPMNHYYYAEALRSNGKFAEAKDQYMKWGEATPENAEKAQKLIAATEQSEKWMQQEPTAEVQQLAGINATDFSDFSPMQLGKGIIFTSDRGISSDKKTDVYGWTGRPYLQLFTAEQDEQGNWGAPTALQDVVNSEYHNATASAAEDGQMLYFTRTHMVRKRNNVNPDPTSWVEAPKEEQEYINRLEIFSAQKQDGNWSNIQPFTYNNVTEFSVGHPALSRDGQILYFASDMPGSLGDTDIFYTTRQQDGSWSQPVNAGATINTPGRESFPYVDANGKLYFASDGHAGMGGLDIFSAEGEHGNWAGVRNLGQPINSAKNDYGIMFTQPGESGLLSSNRDANNGTDDIYSFKVLKKPVVIAIKTLERKQNDKKKNMEVPLPQVKVVVSQENSADSLVVVSDENGQYFMDGFKGNNYSLLGTKAGYLTQEALAKIPETAGDTVQVALLFDKNELDRAVVLENIYYDLDKWDIRPDAATELDKLVTVLKNNPEIKIEMSSHTDSRESVNYNQVLSEKRANAAVDYLVSKGIDRSRLKAKGYGKAKLVNGCSDNVECSEEEHQLNRRTEFRIK